A genome region from Trichoderma asperellum chromosome 7, complete sequence includes the following:
- a CDS encoding uncharacterized protein (EggNog:ENOG41) encodes MFLRPRRKLPSNISARVHLRTMLTYRGISVSMPDTLPDPESHLKSFKPFNTWIDTLTQSLALQSHASHPFHSDPYVLRNVTVQSCDFWGPNRIGFMKLTAHVSNSAGETLPSGCLLRGPSVAMLVMLIPDDVPSDSEERYVVLTVQPRTPAGSLTFVELPAGMVDGAGNFKGVAAKEIEEELGITIHEDELTCLSQLAEASREQRNTDTDTMGEKENLAAAVFPSAGGCDEHITIYSAERRIPRSQLSEWEGRLTGERDSGEKITLKVVPMKDLWKEGARDAKALAALALWQGLRQEKKL; translated from the exons ATGTTTCTACGGCCGAGGCGCAAACTCCCCTCAAACATCTCTGCTCGCGTGCATCTTCGCACCATGTTGACTTACCGCGGCATTTCCGTTTCCATGCCGGACACGCTCCCCGATCCAGAATCTCACCTCAAGTCCTTCAAGCCTTTCAAT ACTTGGATTGATACTCTGACCCAGTCTCTTGCGCTGCAAAGCCATGCCTCTCACCCATTTCACTCCGACCCCTATGTTCTTCGCAATGTCACGGTTCAGTCTTGCGACTTCTGGGGACCCAACCGGATTGGCTTTATGAAGCTCACCGCGCACGTCTCCAATTCTGCCGGAGAGACGCTGCCCTCGGGATGCCTCTTGCGCGGCCCCAGCGTGGCCATGCTGGTGATGCTCATCCCGGACGACGTGCCGTCGGATTCGGAGGAGCGCTACGTCGTCCTGACGGTCCAGCCGCGCACCCCCGCCGGGAGCCTGACGTTTGTGGAGCTGCCGGCGGGAATGGTGGACGGGGCTGGTAACTTCAAGGGCGTGGCagccaaggagattgaggaggagctgggcaTTACGATTCACGAGGACGAGTTGACATGCCTTAGCCAACTGGCAGAGGCGTCTAGAGAACAGCGGAATACGGATACGGACACCATGGGCGAAAAGGAAAATCTAGCTGCTGCCGTGTTCCCGAGTGCGGGTGGCTGCGACGAGCATATCACCATCTACAGCGCTGAGCGACGCATTCCGAGAAGCCAGCTGAGCGAGTGGGAGGGGCGTCTCACAGGAGAACGAGACTCTGGAGAGAAAATCACGCTCAAGGTGGTGCCCATGAAGGATTTGTGGAAAGAGGGCGCTCGGGATGCCAAGGCCCTCGCCGCACTGGCGCTTTGGCAGGGTCTAcgccaagagaagaagctgtag